Proteins found in one Sorghum bicolor cultivar BTx623 chromosome 1, Sorghum_bicolor_NCBIv3, whole genome shotgun sequence genomic segment:
- the LOC8057384 gene encoding CASP-like protein 4B3: protein MSESGKADARPSVAPALVAADGDAGAGPADAGGVRSMMERWKMDGAAARARLLLRALAWLFSLLALVVLASNQHGGSQDFRNYPEYNYCLGISIVAWLYATAQVLRDVHRLSSGRDLIAARKASAVVDFAGDQVVAYFLISAMSASAPVTDYMRQAADNLFTDSAAAAISMAFFAFVAIGLSALVSGYNLSMEVLV from the exons ATGTCGGAGTCCGGCAAGGCCGACGCGCGACCGAGTGTCGCGCCGGCGCTGGTCGCCGCCGATGGCGATGCCGGGGCCGGGCCGGCTGACGCTGGCGGCGTGAGGTCCATGATGGAGCGGTGGAAGATGgacggcgcggcggcgcgggcgcggctGCTGCTCCGAGCCCTGGCGTGGCTCTTCTCCCTCCTCGCCCTCGTCGTTTTGGCGTCCAACCAGCACGGCGGCAGCCAGGACTTCCGCAACTACCCCGAGTACAA CTACTGCCTGGGCATCTCGATCGTGGCGTGGCTCTACGCCACGGCGCAGGTCCTGCGCGACGTCCACCGCCTCAGCTCCGGGAGGGACCTCATCGCGGCGAGGAAGGCGTCCGCCGTCGTCGACTTCGCCGGAGACCAG GTCGTCGCTTACTTCTTGATATCGGCGATGTCCGCGTCGGCACCGGTGACGGATTACATGCGCCAGGCGGCGGACAACCTGTTCACcgactcggcggcggcggcgatcagCATGGCCTTCTTCGCGTTCGTGGCCATCGGCCTCTCTGCTCTCGTCTCCGGGTACAACCTCTCCATGGAGGTTCTTGTATAG